AGGTGGTAATGTTGTGAGTGAAACAGGTGAATGGGCGGGCGTCCCTTCTGCGTTTTTCGATCGACTACCAGATAAAAACCAGGAACTCTCCGTCTGGGGAAATATCCCGCCGATCCCCCAGTCAGCGCCCGCTTTCACAAAACAACAGCAAACGATGCTAAACCAGAAACTCAATGCTGTCCGATAAGATTTCCTTTTGAATACGATTGAGTAAGGCCCCCCAATGCATACGCTCCTGTCACGGATTGAAGATGTGTTTGATATTAAGGGCCACGGTTTCGTGATCGCCCCAGGAATCCCAAGTGGTTCCAGCCTTCGTGTCACAGTCGGAGATCCATTGAAACTGAAACAGCCTGACGGAACGGTTCACAAATCCTATGTGCGCGCGATCGAAATGATCATGGGAGGGGCCCCAGAACGGGCCTGCATATCGCTCCTGCTGGGGGAAGATCTCACGAAAACTGATTTATCAACAGGCAGCGAACTCTGGCTTGATGCGCAGACACAAGACATCATCCAGTATCATTTCCCCGCCATCACTCTTTCCACTCTCAAGTCACGGTTATTCACACCCGATCACTCAGGACATCTTCAATTCGGCGACTCGGCTGTCACCTTTCTCCCGTCATCAACCGACGACCTGACTGCCGGCGCGCTTGAATTTCAAGATGAATTGAGATCTTACCTGCTCTCAATGACTCCTTCAGACGATGGCGTCACTCTCTTCGTTGGTTTACTCGGCTTGAAACACGATCCGTCTCTACTTCCTCAAATTGACTTGTCACTGAAACAAGCCGGTTTGACATTTTCCAGAGACAGCTGAAACCCTCTTCCGACTTCCTTATTCCAGACAACACCAAAATGATTCTTGATGAAATGATTGTTAAGAACAACTCTGAAATGAAGCACGCCGTTGACAGACGACTTCAGTCTGATACGATTTTTAAATCGCGCCACACTTAGAACGATCTACGATCAGAAGTGGATTTTTTTCATTTCATCACAAATTCGGCTTCCGGAGAGGATGCCCTTTGACTTTGGAACACAGCACGACCAGTTCTGACTTGACGTCGGAAGACTATGAACCGGTACTCAAAGAACTTGCCACCATCCGCTCCGAGATGGTCATTGAGGCAGATCGCTCCCGGTCTCTGCTGGATCAGGTTCACCCCTGCTACCGGGAAAGTGCCCGCAACCTCTTACATTACCTGGCGCTCCGGCATCACGACATCCGACCGTTACAAATCCGCCTGGCAGCGCTCGGGCTGTCCTCGCTGGGGCGCGCTGAGTCGCATGTGATGGCGACCGTCGATGCGGTGCTCGATGTATTACACCGTCTGGCGGGACACTCTCTGGAACAGTCTGCTGCGGAACCTGCGGTCATCAATTTTGCGACCGGGGAACGCCTGCTGGTCGAACACACCGAAACGCTGCTCGGTCCCGCCGTCCCCGGACGCTGGGTGCGAATCATGGTCACCATGCCGAGCGAGGCGGCCGACGATTACCATCTGGTCCACGACCTGCTGCAACAAGGCATGGATTGTATGCGAATCAATTGCGCACACGATGATGCGACTGCGTGGTTGCGGATGATTGAACACCTCAGACGGGCGGAAAAATCATTAGGGCGGTCGTGCCAGGTCATTATGGATCTGGCAGGCCCCAAGCTGCGCACCGGGCCTCTGGAGCCAGGACCGGCGGTCGTCAAGATTCGCCCACGCCGCGATCTCCTGGGACAGGTCACTGCTCCCGCGCGGGTCTGGCTCTTTGCCGAAACCAATCCCCAACCGTCGCCTTCCCCCGCCGATGCCTGCCTGCCCGTTCCGGAACCCTGGCTCTCTCGGATGCATCAGGGAGAAGAAATCCAACTCACGGACGCACGCGGCTCCCGGCGCACTTTGACCATCGTTGATCTCACCGATGAAGGGTGCTGGGCAGAGGCGGTTCAAACCACATACGTCATTCCCGGCACAGTCCTGAAACACGAACACAAAGTCGCAAAGGCAAAGCATCGCGAAGCAGCGGTCGGCGACATAGCGGCTACGGAAAACGATCTCACGCTGTTTCAGGGCGACCAGCTCATTATAACTAGGAACCTCGAACCGGGGCGGCCCGTGACCCATGACAGTGCGGGAGAGGTGCTCACTCCGGCGCAAATTGGCTGTACGATTCCCGATGTGTTTAACGACGTTCGTGCCGGTCAGTCCATCTGGTTCGATGATGGCAAGATTGGCGGCGTCATTGAAAAAGTAGACAGCACACGCGTACTCGTTCGCATCACGCAGGCGCGTTTGAGCGGCGCGAAGCTACGCGCCGACAAAGGCATCAATCTGCCCGAAAGTAATCTGAGTTTGAATGCCTTAACCGACAAAGATCTCGCAGACTTGGCCTTTGTCGCACAACACGCCGATGTCGTCGAGATGTCGTTCGCCAATCGCGCGGAAGATGTCGAAATGCTTCAGCAGTATCTGACACGCCTGGATGGTCGCCAGCCCGCAATCGTCCTGAAGATCGAAACGCGGCGGGGCTTTGAAAACCTGCCGGACATGTTGCTCACTGCCATGCGTTCTCCCTGTTGCGGCGTGATGATTGCCCGCGGCGATCTGGCCGTCGAAAGCGGCTTTGAACGGCTGGCTGAAGTTCAGGAAGAGATTCTCTGGATCTGCGAAGCCGCCCATGTTCCCGTCATCTGGGCCACTCAGGTATTAGAGTCGCTTGCGAAAGAAGGGATGCCGTCCCGTGCAGAAATCACCGATGCGGCGATGGGCCACCGGGCTGAGTGCGTCATGCTTAACAAAGGCCAGCACGTACTCCACGCCGTCCGCACTCTCGACGATATCCTGCGACGGATGCAGTCTCATCAAACCAAAAAACGGGCCATGCTCCGCGAATTACGACTGGCCACTCATACGCCGTCAGAGAAAATAAGTAATACGTCTGATCCGGCAGAAACTTAGACTGAATTTAACGCGGCCTCTACTATTGCGTTTGACTTAATTGTAAATGCTAAATTTCGAGTTTGAAGAAAATTGAAATGATTCGCAAATCACTGAAACAATACCATCGTCGGTACCGTCTCTAAAGGGTACGTACCAGTTACTCCAATAAGGAAATTCATCATGCGGCAGTTTTGTTTCAATTCACTGGGTATGCTGCTGACTTTGTGCAGTTTGGCTTCACACGCCTGGGCACTGGGCGAAGAGGATTTCGGCAACAAGCCCTTAAATGCAGCGAATTTCCGGGATTGGCCGGGCATTATGCCGGTCGTCAATCATCAGAGCCGCATTTACCACCGCTGGATCAATGGCAACGAACACTGTTTCTATCACGGAGACACCGAGACGCTCAACGATGTCTTACAGAAATTTGCGGCTACCGAAGAAAAAGTACACGAGGTTGTCCTGCGACCGGGGCCGGCTAAAGTCAGCTCGTTTCGAAAAACGCAAACCATGGACTTTAACTGGAGCCTGCATCTGGTTGGCGGAATCGCGCGAGCCATGTCACAAAAAGACCAGGGCAGTCTGATCTGGAACAAGCACCCGATCTTAACGGTTTATGTCGGCGGTGCGATTCAGCTGGACAAAATCAAAATTCCCCAGGGAATCAACCTGCTGCAACTGGCCGACCTGGAACAACGCTATTCCCAAGGACTAACCAGCACCGACACCACGGTGCGCGGCTGGAGCACCGGACAACTGGCAAAGCTGGATCCCTATAGCAAACCCAGCTTGGAGGCGATTGCCAAATTACTGCAGGATAAAGAAATATGGGTCCGCCGAAATGCGGCAGGAGCATTAGCAACGTTTGGCAAGCAGGCCGAGCCGGCTCTGCCCGCATTGCGCGACGCACTTAATACCAATGACGAACAACTGCAAACACGAATTCAAGAGACCATTAAAACGATTGAAAAAGCCCCCGACAGATCCACAGAGGAAAAACAACACCGCCAGACTCTGGATAAGATCAGTCAGTTTTGTAAGTCACAGAAAAAAGACTGATCTCGGATCATACTTTTATCATTGACGGAAACTCATGAACTTTGCAGGAATCGAACATTGCCAATATCCCTCGTTTGAAGGAACCTTCTGATGTCTGCACGAAAATCTCTTTTGTTGTTATTACCATTTTTCGGTCTGTTGTTCACAGCAGACGTCGCCTGGGCACTCGGCTTCGAAATCAGTCAATCGAAGGAAGAACTCAACCTGCGATATGAACTCTCCGTCGTCGATCACGGCACCGGCCGCGTCACCGTTAATCTGATCATAGACGATACGGGAAAACTGCAGGCACTCAACTCCATCGACTTAGTAATTTTATCGAAAGACGGAACGCCCCGACCGGATCTTTTGGTATCCCTGGAAACAAAAAAGATGAATGGAAAACTGCATGTACGGGCGCATCTGAATAAGGAACTGGCAGAACGTGCCCAGCTCCAACTCAAGACCTTGACCAATCCACGAACCGGCAAGCAGGAACTGTTAACCTGGTTTTATTTTCCAATCTCCGTGGCGAAGATGCTCAAGGAGCAGCAGTAGCAACCATCATAAAGCAGTGTTGTTCTCGTTCTGGTCTTAGACCGATTATCTTTATCCAGAAGATTTATGAACTGAGATCCTCTGTTGACAGACTGCCTCAGCTTAGTACGATTTCGGTTCCTGCATCGCGGAAACAACGGCTTCACCTTCCAGCACTCGCTAATATTCCAGGGATCGGTTCATGAGTACTCAACCAGAAATCAAACAATGTATTTTAATCACCGGCGCGTCGGCCGGGTTTGGCAAGCTGGTCGCCGAAAAACTGCTGGCAAAAGGGCACACTGTTTACGCAGCCGCCCGGCGGGTGGAGAAGATGCGGGACATTGAAGCGAAAGGGGCGCACATCCTGCACATGGATGTCACGGATACCGAATCGGTCAAAGCCGGCGTGGATCAGATGCTGGCTGAGCAGGGACGGATTGACGTGCTGTTCAACAACGCCGGCTACGGATCGTATGGAACGATTGAATGTATTCCGCTCGACGAAATTCAGTATCAATATGACGTGAACGTCTTCGGCCTGGCACGGCTGGTGCAGGCGGTTCTGCCTCAGATGCGAAAACAGCGCAGTGGCCGTATTATCAATACCGCATCCGTCGTGGGGCATGTCTCGACCGCGGTCCTGGGCTGGTATGCTTCGACAAAATTTGCGGTCGAAGGTTTTTCGGACGCACTGCGGATGGAAGTCAAACAGTTTGGCATTGATGTGGTCCTGATTGAGCCGGGAGCCGTCAAAACCGAATTCGACGAAGTCGCTTTTGCCAAACTGGACAGCCTGGATCATGCAGAAGATTATCAGCCGCTGGTTTCCGCCTTCCGAAAATTCACCGGCAAACTGTACTCCAAAAGCCCGGGGCCCGAAAGCACGGCGAACGCGGTGATCAAAGCCATCGAAGCGAAGTCCCCCAAAACCCGCTACGCCACCACAATGGACTCCAAACTGCTCCCCCGCGTCAAACGACTCTTTTCCGATAAACTATTTGATAAAATTGTGCTGAGTCAGATGAAGTAACGTTTCTGAACAATCAATGATGGCGACATAACAGCATGCAAATCAAATATTATAAAACGAAATGGGCTCAAGAAGATCTAGTATATGGTCAACCACCAGATCTTGTGATTCTTGAATCAAAAACGAACGAGTGTCATTCTAAATTTGAAATGCACCAGTGGGAATTTGATAATCTTTTTGGTTCTTTATTTTCCTTGTGCTTTGAAGACAAAATAATCCCCTACTTGCAAATTGTCAAGGAATGGAACGAGATGCTCGGATTTTGCGATATGGATGGAGTGCCTTCTGTCATTGGCGATATCGAGGAAACGATTCGAAGTATCCAATTAGTCGATCCAGACATTCAGGAATCACCTTGGGGGCTCACAGCAGATGATCTGAAAGCGCTCATTCAGTTTCTTGAAACAAAGAAAACAAATGAGATTACAATTCAAAATGCGTGATATTAATGACGAAACAAGGCATTCGCCAGTAATCCAAATGCAAATGCCGAGGCCAACAGATACATCCCGCCGCCACTATAGTCTTTTGATGACAATACGTAGCAAGCACCGTATATTCCGATAACACCAGTCAGAATGGAACCAAAATAAACCAGCCCCGCTTCTGCAGTGCCTCTTTTTTTTTCCGCTTTTTGATCGACTTCGTTCATAACAGGACTCCTTATTGTGAAAATGACATGAGAATTTTCGCTGACTAATTAGATTGAGTTTCACTTACTGCTCTCGTTTCAGGATCAACAGTTTCTCCTGAACTCCCGCAGAAAAAAGCGATGCCAAAGCAAATACAGAGAATCAGGATTGAAAACAGCACCCGGTAGTTCCGCAAAAGATTTGCGATCGAAATCCAGATCAATGTTCCACCAGGAAATTCCATGCCGTAATCTGGTTCCCACTTCCCTCCCAGATCCTGTATGAACTTGCGAAATTCGTAATCGATGATCTTGATAAAGAGAAACATGCCCAGTATCAAAGTGGCGGCTACGAAGCCTGCGATCAGAAAGTTCATCTGAGTATCCGGTGATTGAACTGGTTTCATCCTTCGTCTGTATTATCACGTTTTCCCCGGCGCGGTTTGATGACTGGTTGCTGGTGCTCGGAGTAGAGTTGTTTGATGTGGACTTCGGGGTCGCCGGTGATCAGGCGGGAGCGGCGGGTTTTCCAGATGTAATTCCAGAGCCAGTCGAGCATGACTTTGAAGCGGTTGCGGAAGCCGACCAGGAACATCACGTGTAACACGTTCCAGGAAATCCAGCCCAGAATGCCGCCGTAATGGATTTTGCCGATCGCGGCGATGGCGTTGCCGCGGCCGATCATCGCCATCGAACCTTTATCGTGGTAACTGAACTGGGGCCGTTCTTTCGGTGCGTTGCCAGCGATTTCGGCTTTAATAATTTCGGCGACAAAGCGGCCGGTCTGGATGGCGCCCTGTGCGAGACCGGGGACCGGATTTCCGGTGGTAGCATCGGTCGCATGGGCGGCGTCTCCCACGACGAAGACTTCCGGGTGGTTGGGAATCGAAAGATCGGGGCCTACGACAATTCGGCTGCCGCGATCCACTTCCGTATCTAATGTTTTGGCGAGATCCTGTCCCTGTACGCCGGCGGCCCAGAAGACATTCTCGGCGGGAATCGTCTCATCTCCGATTTTGACTCCTTCGGCAGTCACGTCCGTCACATGCACATTCAGATGAATTTCGACGCCCATTTTTTCGAGCACGTGTTGTGCCCGCACGCCGAGGTCTTCGGGCATGGGGCCGACAAGTCGCTGACCGCCGTCGACGATAATCACGCGTGCCATGTCGCTATGAATGTTACGAAATTCCCGGGGCAGTGTTTCTGTGGCGACTTCTTTGACGGCGCCCGCCAGTTCGACGCCCGTCGGTCCGCCGCCGACGATCACAAACGTCAGTTTTTTGCGACGGGCTTCTTCGTCGGCTTCCCACTCGGCTTCTTCAAATGCCAGGAACAGACGTCGGCGAATTTCGAGCGCGTCGTCAATCGACTTCAAGCCCGGCGCATGGGCCCGAAATTCGTCATGGCCGAAATAGGACTGCTGTGCGCCGGAGGCTATCACCAGATAATCATAATCCAACTCGCCGCCGTCAAAGTCGACCAGTTTTTTGTCGAAATCGATGGCAGTGACTTCGCCCAGGGCGACATGCACGTTTTTCTGCTTCCACAGAATCTTGCGAATCGGGGCAGCGATATTGGCCGGATCAAGCTCTCCCGTCGCGACCTGATACAACAGCGGCTGGAACAGGTGGTAATTGTGCTTATCGACCAGATCGATCTCAACCGGGGCGTCCTTCAGCGACTTGGCGACATTGATGCCGGCAAAGCCGCCTCCGATGATGACAATCCTTGGCAAATTCGAAGAACGATTCATAGTTTGCAAATCCCTGGTTTGAGTACGGAAGCGCTGTCTACTTTGAATGTCGGTTCGAACCGGAATCCGCCTTTAGTCAAAGACGTGGCCGTGTTCGTAGCGTTCGTCTTTTCCGGCTGCCTCGGTGAGTGCGGCAACATTGGATTTTGTGAAGAACCCTTCGTAGCCGTGACAGCGTTCCACATATTCGGTGATCAGAATGGAATAATCGGAGTGCTTCGAGAAGATCTGCTTCAGGTTTGGTTCATCCAGACATTCGCCGACCACGTGGGCCAGGAAGGGAATGCCTTTGTCTTTCAGCGTATTCACCACATAATCGACATTCTTTTCGCCGGCCCTGTGATTGCCGTCGACGACTTCATAGGCCACATGATGCAGGCGGCGACCATAGTTGCGCACGAAGTCTTCGGTGGGCATCGGCAGATTGTCGAAGGAATTCACAAAGGAAGGGGTGTTGTTGGCGGTGAAGACTTTCGC
This window of the Gimesia fumaroli genome carries:
- a CDS encoding NAD(P)/FAD-dependent oxidoreductase, producing the protein MNRSSNLPRIVIIGGGFAGINVAKSLKDAPVEIDLVDKHNYHLFQPLLYQVATGELDPANIAAPIRKILWKQKNVHVALGEVTAIDFDKKLVDFDGGELDYDYLVIASGAQQSYFGHDEFRAHAPGLKSIDDALEIRRRLFLAFEEAEWEADEEARRKKLTFVIVGGGPTGVELAGAVKEVATETLPREFRNIHSDMARVIIVDGGQRLVGPMPEDLGVRAQHVLEKMGVEIHLNVHVTDVTAEGVKIGDETIPAENVFWAAGVQGQDLAKTLDTEVDRGSRIVVGPDLSIPNHPEVFVVGDAAHATDATTGNPVPGLAQGAIQTGRFVAEIIKAEIAGNAPKERPQFSYHDKGSMAMIGRGNAIAAIGKIHYGGILGWISWNVLHVMFLVGFRNRFKVMLDWLWNYIWKTRRSRLITGDPEVHIKQLYSEHQQPVIKPRRGKRDNTDEG
- a CDS encoding pyruvate kinase, with the protein product MTLEHSTTSSDLTSEDYEPVLKELATIRSEMVIEADRSRSLLDQVHPCYRESARNLLHYLALRHHDIRPLQIRLAALGLSSLGRAESHVMATVDAVLDVLHRLAGHSLEQSAAEPAVINFATGERLLVEHTETLLGPAVPGRWVRIMVTMPSEAADDYHLVHDLLQQGMDCMRINCAHDDATAWLRMIEHLRRAEKSLGRSCQVIMDLAGPKLRTGPLEPGPAVVKIRPRRDLLGQVTAPARVWLFAETNPQPSPSPADACLPVPEPWLSRMHQGEEIQLTDARGSRRTLTIVDLTDEGCWAEAVQTTYVIPGTVLKHEHKVAKAKHREAAVGDIAATENDLTLFQGDQLIITRNLEPGRPVTHDSAGEVLTPAQIGCTIPDVFNDVRAGQSIWFDDGKIGGVIEKVDSTRVLVRITQARLSGAKLRADKGINLPESNLSLNALTDKDLADLAFVAQHADVVEMSFANRAEDVEMLQQYLTRLDGRQPAIVLKIETRRGFENLPDMLLTAMRSPCCGVMIARGDLAVESGFERLAEVQEEILWICEAAHVPVIWATQVLESLAKEGMPSRAEITDAAMGHRAECVMLNKGQHVLHAVRTLDDILRRMQSHQTKKRAMLRELRLATHTPSEKISNTSDPAET
- a CDS encoding HEAT repeat domain-containing protein translates to MRQFCFNSLGMLLTLCSLASHAWALGEEDFGNKPLNAANFRDWPGIMPVVNHQSRIYHRWINGNEHCFYHGDTETLNDVLQKFAATEEKVHEVVLRPGPAKVSSFRKTQTMDFNWSLHLVGGIARAMSQKDQGSLIWNKHPILTVYVGGAIQLDKIKIPQGINLLQLADLEQRYSQGLTSTDTTVRGWSTGQLAKLDPYSKPSLEAIAKLLQDKEIWVRRNAAGALATFGKQAEPALPALRDALNTNDEQLQTRIQETIKTIEKAPDRSTEEKQHRQTLDKISQFCKSQKKD
- a CDS encoding oxidoreductase, giving the protein MSTQPEIKQCILITGASAGFGKLVAEKLLAKGHTVYAAARRVEKMRDIEAKGAHILHMDVTDTESVKAGVDQMLAEQGRIDVLFNNAGYGSYGTIECIPLDEIQYQYDVNVFGLARLVQAVLPQMRKQRSGRIINTASVVGHVSTAVLGWYASTKFAVEGFSDALRMEVKQFGIDVVLIEPGAVKTEFDEVAFAKLDSLDHAEDYQPLVSAFRKFTGKLYSKSPGPESTANAVIKAIEAKSPKTRYATTMDSKLLPRVKRLFSDKLFDKIVLSQMK